A single genomic interval of Desulfatiglans anilini DSM 4660 harbors:
- a CDS encoding F0F1 ATP synthase subunit C, which yields MEILGWVAVASIVSAGICMGIGAVGPALGEGRALAQALSSIAQQPDETNTITRTLFVGMAMVESTAIYCFVVAMILIFANPFWGFFLEKAGG from the coding sequence ATGGAGATTTTGGGCTGGGTGGCAGTGGCCTCGATCGTTTCAGCGGGTATCTGCATGGGCATAGGAGCGGTCGGCCCCGCTCTCGGAGAGGGCCGGGCGCTGGCCCAGGCGCTGAGTTCCATCGCCCAGCAGCCTGACGAAACGAACACGATCACCCGCACCTTGTTCGTCGGCATGGCCATGGTCGAATCGACCGCCATCTACTGCTTCGTCGTGGCCATGATCCTGATCTTCGCGAACCCGTTCTGGGGCTTTTTTCTCGAGAAGGCCGGGGGGTAA